The genomic window GCGGGCCGCGTTCCCGTGACCCCCTGGGGCAAGCCCACCAAGGGCCTCAAGACCCGCCGGAAGCGCAAGACCTCGGACCGTTTCATCGTCACCCGTCGTAAGTAAGGAGGGTCGTTATGCCCCGTAGCCTCAAAAAAGGCCCGTTCGTGGAAGACCACCTCCTGAAGAAGGTGGACGCCCAGAACGATAAGAAAGACAAGCGCGTGATCAAGACCTGGAGCCGCCGCTCCACCATCGTTCCTGAGATGATTGGTCACACCATCGCCGTGTACAACGGCAAGCAGCACGTTCCGGTGTTCGTGAACGAGCAGATGATCGGCCACAAGCTCGGTGAGTTCAGCCCGACCCGCACCTACCGTGGGCACGGCGCCGACAAGAACGCCAAGGGGAGCAAGAAGAAATGACCGCTCCTGAACAGACTTTCCGCAACAAGAAGCAGCGTAAGCAGCAGGTCAAGCTGCGTAAGCCCGGCTTCGCCGTTGCCAAGTACGTCCGCATGAGCCCCCGCAAGGTCCGCCTGGTCGTTGACGTGATCCGCGGCAAGAGCGTGCAGGACGCCGAAGACCTGCTGCGCTTCATCCCCCGTTCGGCCAGCGAGCCGGTCGCCAAGGTGCTCAACAGCGCCAAGGCCAACGCCCTGCACAACGACGAGATGCTCGAAGATCGCCTGTTCGTGAAGGAAGCGTACGTGGACGCGGGCCCGACCCTCAAGCGTCTGATCCCCCGCGCCCGTGGCTCGGCGAACATCATCAAGAAGCGCACCAGCCACATCACCATCATCGTTGCCGAGAAGGGGAACAAGTAATGGGTAACAAGATCAACCCCAACGGCTTCCGCCTCGGCGTGACGAAGGGCTGGAACAGCCGCTGGTACGCCGGCAAGAAGCAGTACGCCAGCCTGCTCAAGGAAGACGAGCAGATCCGTCAGCTGATCAACAAGAAGCTGGCCGCCGCTGGCATCGCCCGCATCGAAATCGAACGCGCCGGCCAGCAGGTCAACGTGATCATCTCCGCCGCCAAGCCCGGCGTGGTGATCGGTAAGGGCGGCGAGAGCATCAAGGAACTGCGCGGTGACATCGAGCGTCTGGTGTCTGCCGGTACGGTGGCCGTGAACGTCGCCGAGATCCCCAACCCCAATATCAGTGCCCCGCTGGTCGCCCTGCGCATCGCCGAGCAGATCGAGCGCCGCTTCGCGTTCCGCCGCGCCATGAAGCAGGCCGCGCAGCGCGTGATGGAGTCGGGCGCCCGCGGCGTCAAGGTGATCCTCAGCGGTCGCCTCGGCGGCGCCGAGCAGGCCCGCACCGAGAAGGTGCTCGAAGGCCGCGTGCCCCTGCACACCCTGCGCGCCGACATCGACTACGGCACCGCGCTGGCCCGGACTACCTACGGCATCCTGGGCATCAAGGTGCTGGTGTTCAACGGTGAAGTGATCGGCGGCAAGACCGAAACCTTTGCCCGTCCTCAGCGCCGTGACCGCGACGAGCGCCGTCCTGAAGGTGGCGACCGCCCGGCCCGCCGCCGTCCGACCGCGCGCCGCCGCACCGGAGGTGAATGATGCTTCTCCCGAAGCGCACCAAGTTCCGTAAGCAGTTCCGTGGCCGCATGACCGGCGACGCCAAGGGTGGCGATTACGTGGCCTTCGGCGACTATGGCCTGATCGCCATGGAGCCCGCCTGGATCAAGAGCAACCAGATCGAGGCCTGCCGTATCGTCATGAGCCGTCACTTCCGCCGTGGCGGTAAGATCTACATCCGCATCTTCCCCGACAAGCCCGTGACCAAGAAGCCCGCCGAAACCCGAATGGGGAAGGGGAAGGGCGCTGTGGAGTACTGG from Deinococcus radiodurans R1 = ATCC 13939 = DSM 20539 includes these protein-coding regions:
- the rpsS gene encoding 30S ribosomal protein S19, with translation MPRSLKKGPFVEDHLLKKVDAQNDKKDKRVIKTWSRRSTIVPEMIGHTIAVYNGKQHVPVFVNEQMIGHKLGEFSPTRTYRGHGADKNAKGSKKK
- the rplV gene encoding 50S ribosomal protein L22 — its product is MTAPEQTFRNKKQRKQQVKLRKPGFAVAKYVRMSPRKVRLVVDVIRGKSVQDAEDLLRFIPRSASEPVAKVLNSAKANALHNDEMLEDRLFVKEAYVDAGPTLKRLIPRARGSANIIKKRTSHITIIVAEKGNK
- the rpsC gene encoding 30S ribosomal protein S3, which encodes MGNKINPNGFRLGVTKGWNSRWYAGKKQYASLLKEDEQIRQLINKKLAAAGIARIEIERAGQQVNVIISAAKPGVVIGKGGESIKELRGDIERLVSAGTVAVNVAEIPNPNISAPLVALRIAEQIERRFAFRRAMKQAAQRVMESGARGVKVILSGRLGGAEQARTEKVLEGRVPLHTLRADIDYGTALARTTYGILGIKVLVFNGEVIGGKTETFARPQRRDRDERRPEGGDRPARRRPTARRRTGGE
- the rplP gene encoding 50S ribosomal protein L16 translates to MLLPKRTKFRKQFRGRMTGDAKGGDYVAFGDYGLIAMEPAWIKSNQIEACRIVMSRHFRRGGKIYIRIFPDKPVTKKPAETRMGKGKGAVEYWVSVVKPGRVMFEVAGVTEEQAKEAFRLAGHKLPIQTKMVKREVYDEAQ